The Glandiceps talaboti chromosome 1, keGlaTala1.1, whole genome shotgun sequence genome has a segment encoding these proteins:
- the LOC144442116 gene encoding dolichol-phosphate mannosyltransferase subunit 3-like, which yields MATKLVQWLVILSLFFSVWASVVFDLAPVTLDTRLKQVMWPLPVYLLIVLACYSLTIIGYRTATFNDCVEASEELQREIKEARADLKKKGLKIS from the exons ATGGCAACCAAACTGGTTCAGTGGCTTGTTATTTTAAGCCTATTCTTCAGTGTATGGGCTTCAGTGGTGTTTGACCTTGCACCTGTAACCTTGGATACAAGGTTAAAGCAAGTAATGTGGCCT CTGCCGGTATATCTTCTTATCGTATTAGCG TGTTATTCACTGACAATTATAGGCTACAGAACTGCAACATTCAATGACTGTGTAGAGGCTTCAGAAGAACTTCAAAGG GAAATCAAAGAAGCTAGAGCTGATCTCAAGAAAAAGGGACTCAAGATCTCATGA